From the Kribbella sp. CA-293567 genome, the window CCGCTTGAGCCGATCGACCTGTTCGTCGGTCACCTCGGGCGGTGTCGCCGTCATCGCCTCGGCGTACTCCATCACCGCGCGCTCCAGTTCCGTATAGACCTCACTGTCCCGCCATCGCGGCACGTCCCGCAGCTTGGCCTGGTCGATGCCGGCGTGGTGGTACTCCCAGTATCCGAAGTCCAGGCACCAACTGCACCCGATCCGCCCGCTCGTCACCATCGTCGCCAGCGCCTTGAGCGTCGGATCGAGAGCCTTCCACCGGGTCACCGACAACTCCAGCATCATCGTCGAGGTCAGCACCCGCCGGTTGTGCAGCGCGACCTTTCCCGGATCCGGAACCTGCCCGTACCGCCGCTTGCTCCACCACTCCACCACCCGGACGAACGCCGTCCGCCGATGCTCCAGCCCGATCCGCGCCATCTCCGCCTCCTTCGTGTCCCCCTTCGGACACGCGGCAAGCCGGCACTTGTGACGTGACGCCGGTCACGATGACTGCAGGTAGTAGACGAAGAACAAGATCGGCAACGTCAGCGCAGTACCGGCGAAGAAGCCGAGCAGCCCGGCGAAGACACTCCTGTCCCCCTTGCGGGCCGTCAACGCGACTGTGACTCCACCGAAGAGGAGTTGGCCGGCAGCCAGCGGCGCGATGACCAGCAGTCCCCAGCCGGCCGCGATGTCCCGGCCACTCAGGCAGTGGTCGTCGCAGCCAAGTGGCTCCACCTTCGAGCTGGTCAGCAGCCAGACGAAGTACACGACACCCTCGAGTACGACGCAAGACAGCAACGTGACCGCGCTGCGCGGCAGCTTCGCCGTCACTGAACAACCGCGAGGGAGACGAGTACGACGGCGGCGAGGAGGACGGTGAGGAAGTAGGACGCGGTGCCGGCCGCGAAAGGATTCAGGCGATGGCGGTGGAAGGACCTGGTCAGCAGCATGCCGACGATCACCTGACCTCCCAGCACGAACGCTCCGACCAACATCGCGAGGAAGACCAGCATCTCCTGGTCGGTGAAGCACAGGCCAGTGCATCCGGTGTCGGATTCGTCGGAGGCGAACACCGCCGCGAGTGCATAGGCGAGGACCTCCAGGCCGAGCCAGCCGAAGAAGACCCGGTAGCTTGCTGTGGTGCGCCGGTTCTCGAGTTCGGGCGTCGCCGGCGGTCGGTAGCTGTCCATAGCGATGATCCTGGCGGGCCGGCCGCCCCGCCGCCTGAGTGGTTCTACCGGGATACCGGGTTGGATATTCATTCGGTATCTGACATACTCATTCACATGAGTTTGAGGGTCGCGGTCGCCGGAGCCAGTGGATACGCCGGGGGAGAGCTGCTCCGGCTGCTCTCCACGCATCCGGAGGTCGAGATCGGAGCACTCACGGCCGGCAGCAGTGCCGGTACGGCGCTGGGCCTCCACCATCCACACCTACTGCCTCTCGCCGGGCGCACGTTGGTCGAGACCTCCGCGGAAACTCTCGCGGGTCACGACGTCGTGTTCCTGGCGTTGCCGCACGGGCAGTCCGCCGGAATCGCCGAGCAACTCGGTGAGGACGTCACCGTGATCGACTGCGGCGCGGACTTCCGGCTGGTCGAGGCCGAGGCCTGGGTGGAGTTCTACGGCGGTAAGCACGCCGGGCACTGGCCCTACGGACTGCCCGAACTGCCCGGTCAACGCGAGAAGCTGCGCGGCACGAACCGGGTCGCAGTACCGGGGTGCTATCCGACTGTCTCGACCCTCGCGCTGCTCCCCGCAGTGCAGGGTGGTCTGGTCGACCCCGGCCAGCTGGTGGTCGTCGCAGTCAGCGGGACGTCGGGAGCGGGCAAGGCCGCGAAGACGCATCTGATGGGTGCGGAAGTGATGGGCTCCGCCACGGCGTACGGCGTCGGCGGCGTGCACCGGCACACGCCGGAGATCGAGCAGAACCTCGGGCCGGTCACCGACCAGCCCATCTCGGTCTCGTTCACCCCCGTGCTCGCCCCGATGGCGCGCGGCATCCTGGCCACCTGCAGCGCACCCGTCACCGCCGGTACTACGGCCGAAAGCCTGCGGCAGGCCTACGAGGCTGCCTACCAGGACGAGCCGTTCGTGCACCTGCTGCCGGCAGGGCAGTGGCCGCAGACCCAGTCGACACTCGGTGCCAACACCGTCCAGTTGCAGGTCACGCTGGACGAGCGCACCGGCCGCGCAGTGATCGTGGCGGCGATGGACAACCTCACCAAGGGCACCGCCGGCGCCGCCGTGCAGTGCATGAACCTGGCCGCCGGTCTCGACGAGACGCTGGCCCTTCCCCTCGTAGGAGTAGCCCCGTGACCGCAGCCGTGCACAACCAGGTCGATCGGAGCGCCGGAGTCACCGCGCCGGCCGGCTTCCGTGCGGCCGGGGTGATCGCCGGGATCAAGCCCGCCGGCAAGCCGGACCTCACCGTCGTGGTCAACGACGGCCCGGACGACGTGGCGGCCGGTGTCTTCACCACCAACAAGGTGAAGGCCGCTCCCGTGCTCTGGTCGCAGCAGGTGCTGACCGCGGGCAAGCTGAAGGCCGTCGTCCTCAACTCCGGCGGAGCCAACGCGTGCACCGGCCCCGAGGGGTTCCAGGACACGCACAAGACCGCCGAGGAGCTGGCCGCGATCCTCGGCACCGGCGCGGTCGAGATCGGCGTCTGCTCGACCGGCCTGATCGGTGAGCGGCTGCCGATGGACAAACTGCTGCCCGGTCTGAAGACCGTGGTCGATGCCCTCGGCGCCACCGCGGAGCACGGTCTGTCGGCCGCGACCGCGGTGATGACGACGGACAACGTGCCGAAGCAGGCGGTGCTGCGGCACCCCGACGGCTGGAGCATCGGCGGCTTCGCCAAGGGCGCCGGGATGTGCGCGCCGAACATGGCGACCATGCTCTCGGTGATCACCACCGACGCGATCGTCGACCAGCCGCACCTCGACCACGTACTGCGCAACGCGGTCGGCAG encodes:
- the argC gene encoding N-acetyl-gamma-glutamyl-phosphate reductase; the encoded protein is MSLRVAVAGASGYAGGELLRLLSTHPEVEIGALTAGSSAGTALGLHHPHLLPLAGRTLVETSAETLAGHDVVFLALPHGQSAGIAEQLGEDVTVIDCGADFRLVEAEAWVEFYGGKHAGHWPYGLPELPGQREKLRGTNRVAVPGCYPTVSTLALLPAVQGGLVDPGQLVVVAVSGTSGAGKAAKTHLMGAEVMGSATAYGVGGVHRHTPEIEQNLGPVTDQPISVSFTPVLAPMARGILATCSAPVTAGTTAESLRQAYEAAYQDEPFVHLLPAGQWPQTQSTLGANTVQLQVTLDERTGRAVIVAAMDNLTKGTAGAAVQCMNLAAGLDETLALPLVGVAP
- the argJ gene encoding bifunctional glutamate N-acetyltransferase/amino-acid acetyltransferase ArgJ → MTAAVHNQVDRSAGVTAPAGFRAAGVIAGIKPAGKPDLTVVVNDGPDDVAAGVFTTNKVKAAPVLWSQQVLTAGKLKAVVLNSGGANACTGPEGFQDTHKTAEELAAILGTGAVEIGVCSTGLIGERLPMDKLLPGLKTVVDALGATAEHGLSAATAVMTTDNVPKQAVLRHPDGWSIGGFAKGAGMCAPNMATMLSVITTDAIVDQPHLDHVLRNAVGRTFNRLDVDGGTSTNDTVLLLSSGASGVTVPAAEFEAALIALAGDLVKQLQADAEGATKHVSITVRNAATEAEAVAAAKIVAEDNLCKTAFFASDPNWGRIAMAVGNAPTAFDPALLDITLNGAAICVAGGKGVDRSEADLSGLEIDVVIDLHAGDASATVLTTDLSHAYVEENSAYSS
- a CDS encoding carboxymuconolactone decarboxylase family protein; the encoded protein is MARIGLEHRRTAFVRVVEWWSKRRYGQVPDPGKVALHNRRVLTSTMMLELSVTRWKALDPTLKALATMVTSGRIGCSWCLDFGYWEYHHAGIDQAKLRDVPRWRDSEVYTELERAVMEYAEAMTATPPEVTDEQVDRLKRDLSDAALVELTAQVSLENLRSRTNAALGLTSQGFKEYCELRPT